The DNA region TGCGCCATCTACCAGTTATTTCAGAGCAAACTGGACAACTCATGGGCATGCTGACCCACAAAAAGATGATTGCCAGTGTACTGAGTATGCTCAATAAATATGGTCAAGGAGCATTAGACAGAAAAGAGCGCTATACCCCCATTGCCGATATTATGGATACTCAAGTGCAAAAACTAGGGTTAGATGAGCCGCTTACCATAGTAGTGCAATATTTTATCGACAATAAACTTGGTTGTCTGCCGGTTGTTGATGAGCAAAACAAAGTGCTGGGAATTGTCACCTCATCAGATTTTGTCAAATTGTGTCAGCGCTTATTATTGACACAAAAGTAATTAAGTTCATAAAATCAAAACAGAGCTAATTTAAGCTTGAGAGATACTCTTATTAAGGTTTATGTCTCAGGTTATTATATCATTTATGACTAAGCCTAATTAAGTTAACACGTTGAAATCTTTTCATTAGATGAGTACGTAAAGTGCTAGAGATGGATTATTAATGACAATAGTATGTGAAACCGAAAGATTAACGATCAGACATCTTAATGTTAATGATACTGCGTTTATTGTGCAGTTATTAAATGATAAGTATTTTATTCGTTATATCGCTGATAAGAAAGTTCGAACTCATGTCGATGCCATTGATTATCTCACCAATGGTCCAATATTGAGCTATCAAGTTTATGGATTTGGTTTAAATGTAGTGTTACTCAAAGGCACTGATACGCCAATCGGTATATGCGGTTTACTGAAAAGAGATGAACTGGATTATCCAGACTTAGGTTATGCATTCTTACCAGAATTTTGGGGACAAGGTTATGCTGCCGAGGCCGCTAACTCAGTCCTTAAAGAAGGTATTATTACTCATTCTTTGAGTATCGTTTTGGCCGTTACGTTAATTGAAAACTTAAGCTCCAATAGCTTGCTGAACAAAATAGGCTTTCATTTAAGAGAAACAATTGATCTATATGGCGCTCAAAATAACATGTATGAGTACAGAGCCTAAACGGGCAATAAGAGCGCTAAATCTTGAAGTTAGCGTTACAGTCATCTTTATGATGCAGGTTAATGGTGGCAGGTAAACTATCGATTTTTTATTCATTACTGTGATTGGTATCGACCCCGTTTAATATGCGATTTAACTTAGGTAAACCACACAACATACAAAAACTAAAGCGATATGTATTTATCTATGAATGGATGTCTATTATGGATGTGAATGTAAAACAAAAATTTGAAACATATCCAGAAGATATATCTGTTTGCTTAATGCAACTAAGAACGCTTATTTTAAGTGTCGCGCAACAGGAAGGCATTGTTGATATTGAAGAAACCTTAAAATGGGGAGAGCCCAGCTATAGCTCTAGAATAGGCAGTACAATAAGATTTGATTGGAAAGCTAAAAGTCCAAACCAATATTGTATTTTCTTTAATTGTAAAACTAACCTTATTGATACTTTCAAAGAAATTTATGGTGATACTTTCGTTTATGGAGGCAATAGATCAATCATCTTTAACAAAAATGATATTATTCCTTTAACCGAGTTAACGCATTGCATATCAATGTCATTACGCTATAAAAAAATAAAGCATTTAGTATCGCTCGGTGCATAAACAATATCATCAACTAAAAATCATTGAGATAGGCGCATTAGCCAAATGGGTTGTGCTGAGAAGCTTGATTAAATTTATCGACAACGGATACTTGTTGACTCAAAGTTGGGCTGAAGTGTATTACGAATTTCGAATAGCTCTCAAATTTCGGCCAAATTCTATTATGGAAAACAATTCAATTATCTACAAATGACAGGTCAAATCTACTGATCCTCAATAAGTGATTTTGAGATCCAACACACCCTAAATAATGAGATTGAAAGTCATTATTTTCATTTCTTTTCCATTTGGTTACTACTCCTTGAGGTGGGCTACCTACTCCAGCCTAGCTTCTGGGTCAAGTGTTTAAGTTT from Shewanella polaris includes:
- a CDS encoding HPP family protein, which encodes MKVCDIMTPSPVCISNEASLKDAHQLMQSRNVRHLPVISEQTGQLMGMLTHKKMIASVLSMLNKYGQGALDRKERYTPIADIMDTQVQKLGLDEPLTIVVQYFIDNKLGCLPVVDEQNKVLGIVTSSDFVKLCQRLLLTQK
- a CDS encoding GNAT family N-acetyltransferase — translated: MTIVCETERLTIRHLNVNDTAFIVQLLNDKYFIRYIADKKVRTHVDAIDYLTNGPILSYQVYGFGLNVVLLKGTDTPIGICGLLKRDELDYPDLGYAFLPEFWGQGYAAEAANSVLKEGIITHSLSIVLAVTLIENLSSNSLLNKIGFHLRETIDLYGAQNNMYEYRA
- a CDS encoding DUF1801 domain-containing protein, translated to MDVNVKQKFETYPEDISVCLMQLRTLILSVAQQEGIVDIEETLKWGEPSYSSRIGSTIRFDWKAKSPNQYCIFFNCKTNLIDTFKEIYGDTFVYGGNRSIIFNKNDIIPLTELTHCISMSLRYKKIKHLVSLGA